From the Companilactobacillus ginsenosidimutans genome, the window TGCATGGCTTTTGCGTATTGCTGAATCTTGGCACAGGCGACCATTTGATTGTGGACTGCCTGGTACATTGCCTCTTCGGTGTTCACATACTGGTCACTGGCAATTCCCAGTGACAAATACGGCTCAACTTGAATCATATTTATCTGATTAATCAAGATCCAATACTTAACCTTGTCGCCAAATCTATCTAGCAGAACTTGCCCGTATTTAACAAACATATCAATTACGTTCTTATTCACCCAACCACCATAATTCAGTGTCAGATGAATTGGCATTTCGTAATGCATCATTGTAATAATCGGTTCAATGCCAAGCTCCAGCATCTTGTCGATCATCTTTTCATAATGAGCTAACGCAACTTCATTAGGCTCCTTGTCATCCCCGTTTGGAAAGACTCGTGACCAATCAATTGAAGTCCGGAAGGCTTTTAACCCAGCCTCTGCCAATAACTCCAAGTCAGATTCATATGTGTGATAAAAATTAATTCCATGACGCTTTGGATAATAATGTTCTGTGTCAGCCAGATTCTTCTGAATCTCTGCTAGTGTCATGCCTTGTTTTGACAAAGCCTGAATCTCAGCATTAGACATTCCCTTTTGAAACGGCTGAATATCGGATACACTTGCTTTCTTTCCGTCGACACCATAGGCTCCATCAGCTTGACTGGCAGCCTGTGCTCCTGCCCATAAAAAGTCATCCGGGAAATAAGGATACTCATTTTTGCGCATTAGTTTTCCTCAGTTAGTGAGGCATCTTGTTCGACCGCTTGTTTATCGTAGATACGGAAGAATGGGTAGTAAACTGCCCATGAAATTGCGAATAATAATAGTACGAATACAACACCTGTAATTGACTTAGTAACTAGCCAACCCATTGCAGGACTTGGCATGTACCAAAGTTGGAATGGTGCATGTGGAATTGGCACGATACCACTCTTCATCGATACCCATAATAAAATCGGTGCGATGGCTGTGTTGATCCAAAATGGCACCATCAAGATTGGGTTAAACGCAATTGGAGCACCAAAAACCAGTGGTTCATTAATGTTGAAAATTGATGGAATAAATGAGGCTTTTCCAATAACTCGTAAACGCTCTGACTTGGCGAAAAATGCCATCATAATACACAACGACAAGGTAACACCGGCCCCACCGATAAGAGTTAGCACGACAGCTTCAGATACGAAGATGTTTTGGGCAGCGTGTCCGGATGCTACTGCAGCTTGGTTTTGCGCCATTCCTGGTAATTCCATCGTATAGATAATCGGCATTAGTACCCACGTTGAAATTCCGAATGAATACAAGAATCCAAATGCTAAGAATGTCAAAATCCATAATCCCCAAAAACTTTGTCCCAAATGGGTTAACGGGCTGAAGAATTGGTTGATGACGGTGAATAAATTAATTTTAAGTTGGAATGTGAACAACCAACCGACCAACAAGATCACGATGATTGGGAAAATTGTATTGAACCAAACTGCGATAAAGTCGGGTAAAGTCGAGTCGTCCTTGACCAATTTAAATTTGATGAACGAATTCATTACGAATCCGACGAACAAACCTGATACTAATGCGGCAATCATGCCTCCTGTTCCTAATGAACCGAGGTAAAATGAAATCTCACCTGTTTTTCCATTGAGTTTAGGAAAGATGAGCATTAAGAAGAAGGCGAGCCCAGCTAACCCAGCTTGTTTGGATATTTCTGGATGTTTCTTGAGATTCATGATGGCTTCTGGAATTAAGTAAGCCAAGAACAATGAAAACAATCCGAATGAGAATGTGTTTAGTAATGAAAAATCTGGAAATCCTGGTACATAGTCTTTTACTAATCCTAATATTGTTGCGAATGATCCGATTAAAATTAGTGGCATTCCCGATAAAATTGATTGTTGAATTGCATCCAACCATGGATTTTTTGCGATTTTATTCACTCTTGGAGCAAAACTATCGGTCATCCAATCTATAACATTTTGCAAATTATTTCTCCCCTAATCGTTTATATAGTTTTATCATCTCTTTAATGAGATTTTGTTCAGTTTTCACTGACATTAAAGTATCTTGGGCATGCGTAAACAGAGTCGAATATGGCACTCCAGTTCCACCGGCCTCAAGTTGTATAGTGTTTGTCTGTGCCTGATGTGCCGCAATCAATTCGATATTAGATTCGGCCATCATTTTTTCAGCTTCTTCAAATTGACTTTGAGAAGCTAAATCAACAGCTTTAAAAATGTGCTCACGTGCATTGCCAGCATGCATAATGACTTGCATAGAAATCATCGAGAGTTCTTCACGATCCATAGACTTTTCATTTTTGTCAGCCAAGATTATTCCCCCAATTCCTTCAGGGCCAAATTAACCAAGCCCTTGCCATCAAGCATTCCATAAATTTGTTGTGGAATTACTGCACACTTAACATTGTTGGCTTGAGCAATTTCTTCTACTTCTTCCAACTTATATTTCAAATGTGGTGCAACCAGCAACAAATCTATATCTGGTAAGTAATTTTCCACTTCAGCTTCACTCTTTGCGGATATATTGAGATCAGCCTCCATTTGTTTAACAGCTTTACGTCCAGCTGCTGCCATAAAACCTGATGATGCCCCAGCACCACAAGTTAATAAAACTTTTTTAGTCATTGTTTCCCCCCGGAAAAATTGTTTGAGTGAAAAATACACTAATTCGACTATATCATTTAATTCTTATATAAACCATAAGTATAAAATATTCAATAAAAATTTTAGATACACTTTGTTTCAAACAAATTAAGTAATTCAAATATGCTTGAACGAATTGTGAAATAATGTACAATCTTAAGTGAATAGCTACGAAATATCTTTAAAGAGGGGAAGATATATTATGGCCAACAATAAAAGTTCGGGGATAGATTTGATGCTTGAACTCGTTGATAGTCGCTGGAAGGCGTTGATTATCGACAGTTTGAGTTATGGCGAACAGAAATACAGTGAATTGAAATCTTCACTTTCTGATATTCCGTGTAAAGAGATGACAAGCGAGATCAGAGATTTGAAGAATAACAGAATCATCGAGCGCATTAGCCACGGTCCTACTCCGGTCGTTGTATATTTTCGATTAACTCCATTGGGAGAGGAAATTCATACGATGCTACTGGATTCAGTCAACTGGAAGGACATGACTCCAGTGAGCTCTACAACTAATAGTTTTGATCAACAATAAAATAAGTCTGCTGAAAATTTGATTTCAGCAGGCTTGTTTTTTATACGATTAATATATTTATATTTTTAATAAATACAGGAATAA encodes:
- a CDS encoding glycoside hydrolase family 1 protein, which encodes MRKNEYPYFPDDFLWAGAQAASQADGAYGVDGKKASVSDIQPFQKGMSNAEIQALSKQGMTLAEIQKNLADTEHYYPKRHGINFYHTYESDLELLAEAGLKAFRTSIDWSRVFPNGDDKEPNEVALAHYEKMIDKMLELGIEPIITMMHYEMPIHLTLNYGGWVNKNVIDMFVKYGQVLLDRFGDKVKYWILINQINMIQVEPYLSLGIASDQYVNTEEAMYQAVHNQMVACAKIQQYAKAMHRTDLHIGTMIADGTVYPNSCRPDDVVLAMWHNRMQYLFTDVAFRGEYPQVALNYFAEHDLKIEMSEEELLLLKNNTLDYMAISYYFSQMVDASKNNKTPHSISVNENLKANDWGWNVDPQGLYNTLSQYWDRYQKPILIAENGFGNYDKLEDGQIHDEYRSDYLSAHIEQISRAIYDGADVFGYCMWAPIDIVSCSSQQMSKRYGIVFVDIDDEGNGTRKRYKKDSFTWYKNLIASNGREI
- a CDS encoding PTS sugar transporter subunit IIC, which translates into the protein MQNVIDWMTDSFAPRVNKIAKNPWLDAIQQSILSGMPLILIGSFATILGLVKDYVPGFPDFSLLNTFSFGLFSLFLAYLIPEAIMNLKKHPEISKQAGLAGLAFFLMLIFPKLNGKTGEISFYLGSLGTGGMIAALVSGLFVGFVMNSFIKFKLVKDDSTLPDFIAVWFNTIFPIIVILLVGWLFTFQLKINLFTVINQFFSPLTHLGQSFWGLWILTFLAFGFLYSFGISTWVLMPIIYTMELPGMAQNQAAVASGHAAQNIFVSEAVVLTLIGGAGVTLSLCIMMAFFAKSERLRVIGKASFIPSIFNINEPLVFGAPIAFNPILMVPFWINTAIAPILLWVSMKSGIVPIPHAPFQLWYMPSPAMGWLVTKSITGVVFVLLLFAISWAVYYPFFRIYDKQAVEQDASLTEEN
- a CDS encoding PTS lactose/cellobiose transporter subunit IIA; the encoded protein is MADKNEKSMDREELSMISMQVIMHAGNAREHIFKAVDLASQSQFEEAEKMMAESNIELIAAHQAQTNTIQLEAGGTGVPYSTLFTHAQDTLMSVKTEQNLIKEMIKLYKRLGEK
- a CDS encoding PTS sugar transporter subunit IIB, producing the protein MTKKVLLTCGAGASSGFMAAAGRKAVKQMEADLNISAKSEAEVENYLPDIDLLLVAPHLKYKLEEVEEIAQANNVKCAVIPQQIYGMLDGKGLVNLALKELGE
- a CDS encoding winged helix-turn-helix transcriptional regulator, with amino-acid sequence MANNKSSGIDLMLELVDSRWKALIIDSLSYGEQKYSELKSSLSDIPCKEMTSEIRDLKNNRIIERISHGPTPVVVYFRLTPLGEEIHTMLLDSVNWKDMTPVSSTTNSFDQQ